A window of the Synechococcus sp. M16.1 genome harbors these coding sequences:
- the aroB gene encoding 3-dehydroquinate synthase, with protein sequence MTTITPLHHIRVALERNPYDVVIGDGGLARLGQQMLDAGVQAGRRVLVVSNPDVASPYGDACLNSLRAAGFSVELLVIDAGETQKTPATVAEIHDAAYNAKLERSSLMVALGGGVVGDMTGFAAATWLRGIQVVQVPTTLLAMVDASIGGKTGVNHPRGKNLIGAFHQPRLVLIDPSTLNTLPEREFRAGMAEVIKYGILGDTALFEELEACPDPSTPAGLGSERLSSILQRSAAAKARVVAADEKEGGLRAILNYGHTFGHVVETLCGYGTWLHGEAVAIGMVAVGELAVLRGSWSREDAERQRRLIDSAGLPTAWPDLAADAVLDSLQGDKKVRDGRLRFVMPTSIGTIEIRDDVSRDEILSCLERLKG encoded by the coding sequence ATGACCACAATCACCCCGTTGCATCACATCCGCGTTGCGCTGGAGCGCAACCCCTACGACGTGGTGATTGGAGACGGCGGCCTGGCCAGGCTTGGTCAGCAGATGCTGGACGCTGGAGTGCAGGCGGGTCGGCGTGTGCTGGTGGTCAGCAATCCGGATGTGGCCAGCCCCTATGGCGACGCCTGCCTGAACAGCCTCAGAGCGGCAGGTTTCAGCGTGGAGTTGTTGGTGATTGACGCCGGCGAAACCCAGAAGACACCCGCCACGGTGGCGGAGATCCACGATGCGGCTTACAACGCCAAGCTCGAACGCAGCTCCTTGATGGTGGCCCTCGGCGGCGGCGTTGTGGGAGACATGACCGGCTTTGCGGCAGCCACCTGGCTGCGGGGCATCCAGGTGGTGCAGGTGCCCACAACCCTGCTGGCCATGGTTGACGCGTCGATCGGTGGCAAGACCGGGGTCAACCATCCCCGCGGCAAAAATCTGATCGGCGCCTTTCACCAGCCGCGGCTGGTGTTGATCGATCCATCCACCCTGAACACCCTGCCCGAACGCGAGTTCCGGGCCGGCATGGCTGAGGTGATCAAATACGGAATCCTCGGTGACACGGCGCTGTTCGAGGAACTGGAGGCCTGCCCCGACCCGAGCACGCCCGCTGGGCTTGGATCGGAACGCCTGAGCTCGATCCTGCAACGATCGGCCGCGGCCAAGGCCCGGGTGGTGGCCGCCGACGAAAAGGAAGGAGGCTTACGAGCGATCCTCAACTACGGCCATACCTTCGGCCATGTGGTGGAGACCCTCTGCGGCTATGGCACCTGGCTGCATGGCGAGGCGGTTGCCATTGGCATGGTGGCCGTGGGTGAACTCGCCGTGCTGCGGGGCAGCTGGAGTCGCGAGGATGCCGAGCGCCAACGCCGGCTGATCGACAGCGCCGGACTGCCCACCGCCTGGCCCGATCTTGCCGCCGATGCAGTTCTGGACAGCTTGCAGGGGGACAAAAAGGTGCGCGACGGTCGCCTGCGCTTCGTGATGCCCACCAGCATCGGAACCATTGAGATTCGCGATGACGTCAGTCGCGACGAGATCCTCAGCTGCCTTGAGCGCCTGAAAGGCTGA
- a CDS encoding 5-(carboxyamino)imidazole ribonucleotide synthase, with product MIGVVGGGQLARMLVQAAAQRDVPIAVQTSDAADPAAGLASRLVAADPRDVAGTRELVVGCDGITFENEWVNIDALLPLEQQGVRFQPSLAALSPLVDKLSQRQLLDDLAIPSPPWCPLSLISPAHPALPQGWTFPVMAKASRGGYDGKGTVVLRDIDGLAQLLRAVPADDWLLESWVDYELELALVVSRDQRGRIRHFPLVQTHQHQQVCDWVLAPAPVDPSVAALAYNVAASLMTKLGYVGVLALEFFYGPAGLQVNEIAPRTHNSGHFSIEACTSSQFDQQLCIAAGLPVPDPELKSRGALMVNLLGLDPERHPPLDQRLESLEAVPGLHLHWYGKSPETPGRKLGHVTLLLEGDTLLKRRDEAESALAAIRRIWPL from the coding sequence ATGATCGGCGTTGTGGGAGGTGGTCAGCTGGCACGGATGCTTGTGCAGGCTGCTGCGCAACGCGATGTTCCCATCGCTGTTCAAACGTCCGATGCAGCGGATCCCGCGGCTGGTTTGGCCTCGCGCCTCGTGGCAGCGGATCCCCGGGATGTGGCAGGAACCCGGGAGCTGGTGGTGGGTTGTGACGGCATCACCTTCGAGAACGAGTGGGTCAATATCGATGCCCTTCTGCCGCTGGAGCAGCAGGGGGTTCGTTTCCAGCCCTCGCTTGCTGCGCTTTCGCCCTTGGTCGACAAGTTGTCGCAGCGCCAGCTGCTCGACGATCTGGCGATCCCGAGCCCGCCCTGGTGTCCGCTCAGTTTGATTTCACCGGCCCATCCCGCGCTTCCTCAGGGCTGGACCTTTCCGGTGATGGCCAAGGCCTCCCGTGGTGGTTACGACGGCAAGGGCACGGTGGTGTTGCGCGACATCGATGGCCTGGCGCAGTTGTTGCGGGCGGTCCCTGCCGACGACTGGCTGTTGGAATCCTGGGTGGACTACGAGCTGGAGTTGGCTCTCGTGGTCAGCCGCGATCAGCGCGGCCGCATCCGCCATTTTCCGCTGGTGCAAACCCACCAACATCAACAAGTCTGCGACTGGGTTCTGGCCCCTGCTCCCGTGGATCCTTCGGTGGCTGCGCTGGCTTACAACGTGGCGGCCTCTCTGATGACGAAGCTCGGCTATGTGGGGGTGCTGGCTCTGGAGTTTTTCTATGGGCCCGCTGGCCTGCAGGTGAATGAAATTGCTCCACGCACCCACAATTCCGGGCATTTCTCGATCGAGGCCTGCACCAGCAGTCAGTTCGATCAGCAGCTCTGCATCGCGGCTGGTCTTCCCGTGCCTGATCCCGAGCTCAAAAGCCGTGGTGCCTTGATGGTCAACCTGCTCGGCCTCGACCCCGAGCGTCATCCTCCTTTGGATCAGCGGCTTGAGTCCCTGGAGGCCGTGCCGGGGCTTCACCTGCACTGGTACGGCAAGTCACCGGAAACACCGGGCCGCAAGTTGGGGCACGTGACGCTGCTGCTTGAGGGTGACACACTCCTCAAGCGGCGCGATGAGGCTGAGTCAGCACTTGCCGCCATTCGCCGGATCTGGCCCCTCTAG
- a CDS encoding ligase-associated DNA damage response exonuclease, translated as MIERTPEGLYCRAAKAWVDPWRPVPRALITHAHADHARPGCGEYWAVASSEGVLRQRLGKDITLHPVAYGEEHWLGQCKVSFHSAGHVLGSAQIRLESEGEVWVVSGDYKRDDDPSCDPFEPVRCDVLITEATFGMPIYSWQSGEQVAKEIHAWWSRDRSRPSLLFCYAFGKAQRLLAELKAIGVEEEVLLHGAVETVTRHYREAGVPMTPSRSVSELPRKDPLEGRLILAPPSAHRSSWMRRFKSPQTAFASGWMAVRGARRRRGYERGFVLSDHADWPGLIQTVRDSGARKVYVTHGQSDVLARYLREVEGVDAEPLDTLFEGESD; from the coding sequence TTGATCGAACGCACACCGGAAGGGTTGTATTGCCGTGCCGCAAAGGCCTGGGTCGATCCGTGGCGTCCGGTTCCCCGGGCCCTGATCACCCACGCCCATGCCGACCACGCCCGCCCCGGATGCGGGGAGTACTGGGCCGTGGCCTCCAGTGAAGGGGTTCTGCGCCAGAGGCTCGGCAAAGACATCACCCTTCACCCGGTGGCCTACGGCGAAGAACACTGGCTAGGGCAGTGCAAGGTGTCGTTTCACAGCGCCGGGCACGTGCTTGGTTCAGCGCAGATCCGCCTGGAATCGGAGGGTGAGGTGTGGGTGGTCAGTGGGGATTACAAACGGGATGACGATCCCAGCTGTGACCCCTTCGAACCAGTGCGCTGCGATGTGTTGATCACCGAAGCCACCTTCGGAATGCCGATCTATAGCTGGCAAAGCGGTGAGCAGGTGGCCAAGGAGATCCATGCCTGGTGGAGCCGTGATCGCAGCAGGCCATCTCTGCTGTTCTGCTACGCCTTCGGCAAAGCCCAACGCTTGCTGGCTGAACTGAAGGCCATCGGCGTGGAGGAGGAAGTGCTGCTGCACGGCGCCGTTGAAACCGTGACCCGCCACTACCGCGAGGCAGGGGTTCCGATGACCCCCAGTCGTTCCGTCAGTGAACTGCCCCGCAAGGATCCGCTCGAGGGACGATTGATCCTGGCGCCACCGTCGGCCCATCGCTCCAGCTGGATGCGCCGCTTCAAGTCACCCCAAACCGCCTTTGCCTCCGGCTGGATGGCCGTGCGCGGAGCCCGTCGACGGCGGGGCTACGAGCGGGGATTCGTGCTCAGTGATCATGCCGACTGGCCTGGACTGATCCAGACCGTTCGCGACAGCGGCGCCCGCAAGGTGTACGTCACCCATGGACAGAGTGACGTTCTGGCCCGTTACCTGCGGGAGGTGGAGGGTGTGGATGCGGAGCCGCTGGACACCCTGTTCGAAGGGGAGTCGGACTAG
- a CDS encoding TIGR04168 family protein, whose product MRLAIAGDLHGAWGDADEQLLQQLKPDAVLFVGDLADGDLRLTRRITRLPFPVAVILGNHDRGRDRSGGILEQQRAVLGDLHCAWCSIQWPELPLTVVGARPCSAGGGFHLSKAVEAVYGPVSLEASAERIVQAAADVPADQPLIVMAHCGPSGLGSEAASPCGRDWKTPAVDWGDQDLALALDRMAKDRPADLVIFGHMHHALKRGSGFRQTLLRHRHGTALINAACVPRSGVDGQGRTLLHLSWAEFQGARLTQLAHRWYTPDAELIHQEQLPIDAPLPC is encoded by the coding sequence CTGCGACTTGCCATTGCCGGTGATCTCCACGGCGCCTGGGGCGACGCGGATGAGCAGCTGCTGCAGCAGCTCAAGCCCGACGCTGTTCTTTTCGTTGGTGATCTTGCTGATGGGGATCTGCGTCTGACGCGCCGGATCACGCGGCTTCCCTTCCCCGTGGCCGTGATCCTGGGGAACCACGACCGCGGGCGTGATCGCAGTGGCGGCATCCTCGAGCAACAACGCGCTGTGCTCGGCGATCTCCATTGCGCTTGGTGCTCAATCCAATGGCCGGAGCTCCCGTTGACGGTTGTGGGTGCGCGTCCATGCAGTGCTGGTGGAGGTTTTCACCTATCGAAAGCGGTGGAGGCGGTGTACGGCCCGGTGTCGCTTGAAGCTTCAGCCGAGCGGATTGTGCAGGCCGCCGCTGATGTGCCCGCTGATCAGCCCCTGATCGTCATGGCCCACTGCGGTCCCTCAGGCTTGGGATCCGAGGCCGCCAGTCCCTGCGGACGCGACTGGAAGACGCCGGCAGTGGACTGGGGGGATCAGGATTTGGCCCTTGCCCTGGACCGCATGGCCAAAGACCGACCTGCCGATCTGGTGATCTTTGGCCACATGCACCATGCCCTCAAGCGCGGCTCTGGTTTCCGCCAGACCCTGTTGCGTCATCGCCATGGAACCGCGCTGATCAATGCCGCCTGTGTGCCCCGTTCAGGTGTGGATGGGCAAGGTCGAACGCTGCTGCATCTCTCCTGGGCTGAATTCCAGGGGGCCCGCCTCACGCAGCTCGCCCATCGCTGGTATACCCCCGATGCTGAGTTGATCCATCAGGAGCAGTTGCCGATCGATGCTCCGTTGCCGTGCTGA
- a CDS encoding carbohydrate ABC transporter permease, protein MRNSLSAWAFLLPAVVLISLSVLVPALMALVMSFTATGLDVSEPLRFVGLANLERLLSDPMARQVLVTTFLYLVGVVPPIVLGALALAVLVNQGLPGRSFLRGAFYTPVLVSIVVAAIAFRWLYAENGLINGWLSALLGDAFSPIGFLTTPQLALPAVMLVTLWKGLGYYMVIFLAGLQGIPQELYEAAELDGSEGWRKHLDITLPLMSPYVTLVAVVSSIAATKVFEEVFLMTQGGPADATRTIVYYVYDQAFAELEISYACTLGLALFLLVLLFTMIRLAFAGDRPLI, encoded by the coding sequence GTGCGCAACTCCCTTTCGGCCTGGGCGTTCCTGTTGCCGGCGGTGGTGCTGATCAGTTTGTCGGTGCTGGTGCCGGCCCTGATGGCTCTGGTGATGAGTTTCACCGCCACAGGGCTGGACGTCAGTGAACCCCTGCGTTTTGTCGGTTTGGCCAACCTGGAGCGCCTGCTGTCGGATCCGATGGCGCGGCAGGTGCTGGTCACCACCTTTCTCTATCTAGTTGGTGTGGTGCCTCCCATCGTTCTTGGGGCGCTGGCGCTGGCGGTGCTGGTGAACCAGGGGCTGCCCGGTCGGTCTTTTCTGCGGGGCGCTTTCTACACCCCGGTTCTGGTGTCGATCGTTGTTGCAGCCATCGCCTTTCGCTGGCTGTATGCCGAGAACGGTCTGATCAATGGATGGTTGAGCGCCCTGCTTGGTGATGCCTTCAGCCCGATTGGTTTTCTCACCACGCCGCAGCTGGCCCTGCCCGCCGTGATGTTGGTGACCCTCTGGAAGGGACTTGGTTATTACATGGTGATTTTTCTGGCGGGTCTGCAGGGCATTCCCCAGGAGCTCTATGAGGCAGCGGAGCTGGATGGCAGCGAGGGCTGGAGAAAGCATCTCGACATCACCCTGCCCTTGATGAGTCCCTACGTGACCCTGGTCGCCGTGGTGTCGTCGATCGCGGCCACGAAGGTGTTCGAGGAAGTGTTCCTGATGACCCAGGGAGGTCCTGCGGATGCCACGCGAACCATCGTTTATTACGTGTACGACCAGGCCTTTGCCGAGTTGGAGATCAGCTACGCCTGCACCCTGGGCCTGGCGCTGTTCCTGTTGGTGTTGCTGTTCACCATGATCCGGTTGGCCTTTGCCGGCGATCGCCCCCTGATCTGA
- a CDS encoding ATP-dependent DNA ligase: protein MRAFQNLFNQLDQVTGTKAKVQALVDHFQGVEPGEAAWALTLLLGKRRRRLITGRRLRDILRDRGGLPDWLIDDCYGQVGDSAETISLLWPAVQERVEASDPDLPSGDGDMPLSWWMDTLLPAISTRSDDDQANAVIWLWHRTPLDQHFIVNKLLTGGFRVGVSTGLISRAIAEAFDLEENLVVQRLMGGFEPSAERFRQLTACATADEHHSSGTAYPFYLASPLEPDRLLETSASDWQLEWKWDGIRGQLIHRGSGVYLWSRGEELVNESFPELVEVAKALPSGSVLDGELICWQQDAAAPLGFDQLQRRLGRKSVGATLKRDCPMRFIAYDLLEHQGVDIRQQGLRQRQQQLAALLGSIEHPESWRLKQSPSWSIDSWEELETQRNQAHQHNAEGLMLKQAESPYLSGRKRGNWWKHKLEPMTLDAVLLYAQAGSGRRANLFTDYTFGLWTNAEEPQLVTFAKAYSGLNDAEILELDRWIRRNTLQRFGPARSLKTELVFEIGFEGIHPSKRHKSGIAVRFPRILRWRRDKPADEADSLQTAMALIENR, encoded by the coding sequence ATGCGTGCCTTTCAGAACCTGTTCAATCAGTTGGATCAGGTCACGGGCACCAAGGCCAAGGTGCAAGCGCTGGTGGATCACTTTCAGGGGGTCGAACCAGGGGAGGCGGCCTGGGCGTTGACGCTGCTGCTGGGCAAGCGCCGCAGGCGCCTGATCACCGGTCGCCGACTTCGCGACATCCTGCGGGACCGCGGTGGTCTTCCGGATTGGCTGATCGACGACTGCTACGGCCAGGTGGGCGACTCAGCTGAAACCATCAGCCTGCTCTGGCCCGCCGTGCAAGAGCGCGTCGAAGCAAGCGATCCGGATCTGCCCAGCGGTGATGGAGACATGCCCCTGAGCTGGTGGATGGACACCCTGCTGCCGGCCATCAGCACCAGAAGCGACGACGATCAAGCCAATGCCGTGATCTGGCTCTGGCACCGAACCCCGCTCGACCAGCACTTCATCGTCAACAAGTTGCTCACGGGGGGATTCCGTGTCGGCGTGTCGACAGGCCTGATCAGCCGGGCCATCGCCGAAGCGTTTGATCTCGAGGAAAACCTTGTGGTGCAACGGCTGATGGGCGGCTTTGAGCCCTCCGCAGAGCGCTTCAGGCAACTCACCGCCTGCGCGACGGCGGATGAACACCATTCCAGCGGCACCGCCTACCCCTTCTATCTCGCCAGTCCCCTGGAACCCGACCGACTGCTGGAGACATCGGCAAGCGATTGGCAACTGGAGTGGAAATGGGATGGAATCCGCGGTCAGCTGATTCATCGCGGCTCCGGCGTCTACCTCTGGAGCCGTGGAGAAGAGCTGGTCAACGAGAGCTTCCCTGAGCTTGTGGAGGTGGCCAAGGCCTTGCCATCCGGAAGCGTTCTGGACGGCGAGCTGATCTGCTGGCAACAGGACGCCGCCGCGCCGCTTGGCTTTGATCAGCTGCAACGACGGCTGGGCCGCAAAAGCGTTGGAGCAACGTTGAAACGGGATTGCCCGATGCGGTTCATCGCCTACGACCTGCTGGAACATCAAGGCGTGGACATTCGCCAGCAGGGATTACGGCAGCGCCAGCAGCAGCTGGCTGCGCTGCTGGGCAGCATCGAGCATCCAGAGTCGTGGCGGCTGAAGCAGAGCCCGTCCTGGTCGATCGACTCCTGGGAGGAACTGGAGACACAGCGCAACCAGGCCCATCAGCACAACGCCGAAGGGTTAATGCTCAAACAGGCGGAATCGCCCTATCTGAGCGGCCGCAAACGGGGCAACTGGTGGAAACACAAGCTGGAGCCGATGACCCTCGATGCGGTGCTCCTCTATGCCCAGGCCGGCAGTGGGCGTCGCGCCAACCTCTTCACCGACTACACCTTCGGCCTCTGGACCAACGCTGAAGAGCCGCAGTTGGTGACCTTCGCCAAGGCCTATTCCGGCCTCAATGATGCCGAAATCCTCGAGCTGGACCGCTGGATCCGACGCAACACCCTGCAGCGTTTCGGGCCGGCACGGTCCCTGAAAACCGAGCTGGTGTTTGAAATCGGCTTTGAAGGCATCCACCCCTCAAAACGCCATAAATCCGGCATCGCCGTGCGTTTCCCGCGGATCCTGCGCTGGCGACGCGACAAACCCGCCGATGAAGCGGATTCACTCCAGACCGCGATGGCATTGATCGAGAACCGCTGA
- the nadA gene encoding quinolinate synthase NadA, whose translation MSADTALVAAINRLRQDRNAVILAHYYQEPEIQDIADFVGDSLELSRKAASTDADVIVFCGVHFMAETAKILSPEKTVVLPDLEAGCSLADDCPADEFARFRAEHPDHVVVSYINCTAAVKAQSDLICTSSNAVDLVNQLPADQPVLFAPDQNLGRWVQQQSGRELTLWPGRCIVHETFSEEAVLALKHEHPGAEVIAHPECQQNLLDLADFIGSTSKLLNYAEQSSCNSFIVLTEPGILHQMQQRVPEKTLLDVPGIDGCSCNACPYMRLNTLEKLKACLETLTPAIEMDESMRLKAIKPMQRMLEMSR comes from the coding sequence ATGAGCGCTGACACCGCCCTTGTTGCGGCGATCAACCGGCTTCGCCAGGACCGCAATGCCGTGATCCTGGCGCACTACTACCAGGAGCCTGAGATTCAGGACATCGCCGATTTCGTTGGTGACTCCCTGGAGCTGTCGCGCAAGGCCGCCAGCACCGATGCAGACGTGATCGTGTTCTGCGGCGTGCACTTCATGGCGGAGACCGCCAAGATTCTTAGTCCGGAAAAGACGGTGGTGCTGCCGGATCTAGAGGCCGGATGCTCCCTGGCGGACGACTGCCCCGCCGATGAGTTCGCCCGCTTCCGGGCAGAGCACCCCGACCACGTCGTGGTGAGCTACATCAACTGCACGGCCGCAGTGAAGGCGCAAAGCGATCTGATCTGCACCAGCAGCAATGCCGTTGATCTGGTGAACCAACTGCCTGCCGATCAGCCCGTTCTGTTCGCCCCCGATCAGAACCTGGGGCGCTGGGTTCAGCAACAGAGCGGTCGCGAGCTGACCCTCTGGCCGGGACGCTGCATCGTTCACGAGACCTTCAGCGAAGAAGCCGTGCTGGCCCTCAAGCACGAACATCCCGGGGCTGAAGTGATCGCCCACCCCGAGTGCCAGCAGAATCTGCTGGACCTGGCGGATTTCATTGGATCCACCAGCAAGCTGTTGAATTACGCCGAACAAAGCTCCTGCAACAGCTTCATCGTTCTGACGGAACCGGGGATCTTGCATCAGATGCAGCAGCGGGTTCCTGAAAAAACCCTGCTCGACGTTCCAGGGATCGATGGATGCAGCTGCAATGCCTGCCCCTACATGCGGCTCAACACCCTTGAAAAACTGAAGGCATGCCTGGAGACCCTCACGCCTGCAATCGAGATGGATGAATCGATGCGACTGAAGGCCATAAAACCCATGCAGCGCATGCTCGAAATGAGCCGGTGA
- a CDS encoding DUF2103 domain-containing protein, which yields MGRVVITHSTYVDGLIPWLKALSHETEIQTITPAVISRVRGRCPELQLRVSTPIQGGFKLVARKGTSAQEVFVVTSMRRPDLEQAVLHHRP from the coding sequence TTGGGCCGGGTCGTCATCACCCACAGCACCTATGTGGACGGCTTGATCCCATGGCTGAAGGCCCTGTCCCACGAGACGGAGATCCAGACGATCACCCCTGCCGTGATCAGCCGCGTTCGTGGCCGCTGTCCCGAACTACAGCTGCGGGTGTCCACACCGATCCAAGGGGGTTTCAAGCTGGTGGCTCGCAAAGGCACTTCAGCCCAAGAGGTCTTTGTCGTGACATCGATGCGTCGGCCAGACCTAGAACAGGCCGTCCTGCATCACCGCCCCTGA
- a CDS encoding glycoside hydrolase family 104 protein yields MAISAFIGRQTLHAAVIVGVLPALSSLLPAQASLLPPASRAQLIHTSDFQPSRAIPYVITPERRAMLNTIRFAEGTWKGGLDVGYRVMFGGGLMPSLDRHPNRVIYSSRYASAAAGAYQFMPFTWNLVQRSIGVRGFGPEAQDQGALFLIQRRKALGLTDTGVLSPLLAAMLAPEWASFPTLAGRSYYGQPVKKYARLRSFYDVNLAELRRLRDVKRQALVTPPPALCTGSRIECATRL; encoded by the coding sequence ATGGCTATCTCTGCATTCATCGGTCGTCAGACGCTTCATGCGGCCGTGATCGTCGGAGTTCTGCCTGCCCTCAGTTCCCTTCTTCCTGCCCAGGCGAGCCTGCTCCCCCCCGCCTCTCGGGCGCAGCTGATCCATACCTCTGACTTCCAGCCCAGCCGGGCCATTCCCTATGTAATTACGCCCGAACGTCGGGCGATGCTCAACACGATCCGTTTTGCGGAAGGCACCTGGAAAGGTGGTCTGGATGTGGGCTATCGGGTGATGTTCGGCGGTGGCTTGATGCCTTCGCTCGACCGGCATCCCAACCGGGTGATCTACAGCTCCCGCTACGCCAGTGCAGCTGCGGGGGCTTACCAGTTCATGCCCTTCACCTGGAATCTGGTACAGCGCAGCATCGGCGTGCGCGGTTTCGGCCCTGAGGCTCAGGACCAGGGCGCGTTGTTTCTGATTCAGCGGCGCAAAGCCCTGGGTCTGACCGACACCGGCGTTCTCAGCCCGCTGCTCGCCGCCATGCTGGCTCCGGAATGGGCGTCGTTTCCAACCCTCGCCGGTCGCAGCTACTACGGCCAACCCGTCAAGAAATACGCACGACTGCGTTCTTTCTATGACGTGAACCTCGCGGAGTTGCGGCGTCTGCGTGACGTCAAGCGCCAGGCGCTCGTCACTCCCCCTCCGGCCCTTTGCACCGGGTCGCGCATTGAATGCGCCACCCGGCTCTGA
- a CDS encoding class I SAM-dependent methyltransferase encodes MAASCPDWLATHLHQAGGAVPFSRFMDLALNEPEHGYYGSGRARIGAQGDFVTSPSLGSDFAALLAPQILAWLTSMSRSDPDQRLSIVEIGPGEGHLARDLVTALLGADPELLARIELVLVEANPGMRRRQQALLQEADDLPLRWCSLEELGSAPVHGVVIAHELLDALPVERLIWREGSFRQQWVELNQNGGLRTTHRPLPDGLQQEIRRVCSQGGIQLPPPDAEEGWTTEWNTALPDWFAAAAAAVDAGVLLVIDYALEAQRYFTARRSDGTLMAVCAQQAGLSPLDQPGEQDLTAHLCIEVVDEAAQRNGWMVGDQAKQGEALLALGLAERLHGLQQLPGHQLAEALQRREALLRLVDPAGLGAFRWLTYRRGLPEDGFSLSGAQGS; translated from the coding sequence ATGGCTGCGTCCTGTCCCGACTGGTTGGCAACGCATCTGCATCAGGCGGGGGGTGCCGTTCCGTTTTCCCGGTTCATGGATCTGGCTCTGAATGAGCCGGAGCACGGGTATTACGGCTCAGGCCGCGCACGCATCGGAGCCCAGGGTGATTTCGTCACCTCCCCCTCGCTGGGCAGTGATTTCGCAGCCCTTCTGGCTCCTCAGATCCTGGCCTGGCTGACGTCGATGTCCCGAAGTGATCCGGATCAACGTCTGTCGATCGTGGAAATCGGCCCTGGCGAGGGCCATCTGGCCCGGGATCTCGTTACTGCATTGCTTGGTGCTGATCCAGAGCTGTTGGCTCGGATCGAATTGGTGTTGGTGGAGGCCAATCCCGGCATGCGGCGGCGGCAACAGGCTCTGCTGCAGGAGGCGGATGATCTGCCGCTGCGCTGGTGTTCCCTGGAGGAGTTGGGCAGCGCTCCGGTTCATGGGGTGGTGATTGCCCATGAGTTGCTTGATGCCCTCCCGGTGGAGCGCTTGATCTGGCGGGAGGGATCCTTCCGGCAGCAGTGGGTGGAGCTCAACCAAAACGGTGGCCTGCGAACAACGCATCGTCCTCTCCCCGATGGTTTGCAGCAGGAGATCAGGCGTGTGTGCAGCCAAGGCGGCATTCAGTTGCCGCCACCCGATGCCGAAGAGGGGTGGACCACCGAGTGGAACACTGCATTGCCCGACTGGTTCGCTGCGGCGGCGGCTGCCGTGGATGCCGGCGTGCTGCTGGTGATCGATTACGCCCTGGAGGCCCAGCGTTATTTCACAGCCCGGCGCTCCGACGGCACCTTGATGGCTGTTTGCGCTCAGCAGGCGGGGCTGTCGCCCTTGGATCAGCCCGGCGAGCAGGACCTCACGGCCCACCTCTGTATCGAAGTCGTGGATGAAGCGGCTCAGCGCAACGGTTGGATGGTGGGTGATCAGGCGAAGCAGGGCGAGGCCCTGCTGGCCTTGGGGCTTGCAGAGCGTCTGCATGGACTGCAGCAGCTACCGGGCCATCAGCTGGCAGAAGCCCTGCAACGGCGTGAAGCCCTGCTTCGCCTGGTGGACCCTGCGGGGCTCGGTGCGTTCCGCTGGCTCACCTACCGGCGCGGGTTGCCGGAAGACGGCTTCAGCCTTTCAGGCGCTCAAGGCAGCTGA
- a CDS encoding TPM domain-containing protein: protein MGTHHIRHLWSLVVVALVSLGVLVTPAEAYDNPELLPDHPTPVIDLAKVFNDTQRAQLEASLADVEERTGWKMRVLTQYERTPGLAIREFWGLDESSLLLVADPRGGNLLNFNVGDAYFAMMPRTYWVELQTRYGNQYYVKDHGEDGAVLDALNAVEICLDRGGCQVVPGLPQEQWLWTLTTSIFGGLIAGFAAYPRKEGETIAWAWLLLLSPLWVMLFGVFGVAPVITRTSEVMPLLRNGVGFLAGGIAAYLIAQATVGRKLQNDAEG, encoded by the coding sequence ATGGGAACACATCACATCCGACATCTGTGGAGCCTCGTCGTGGTGGCTCTGGTCAGCCTGGGTGTTCTGGTGACCCCGGCTGAGGCCTACGACAACCCGGAGCTGCTGCCGGATCACCCCACCCCGGTGATCGACCTGGCCAAGGTGTTCAATGACACCCAGCGGGCCCAGCTGGAAGCATCCCTGGCGGATGTGGAGGAACGCACCGGCTGGAAGATGCGGGTGTTGACCCAGTACGAACGCACACCAGGTCTGGCCATTCGCGAGTTCTGGGGGCTGGATGAAAGCAGCCTGCTGCTGGTGGCCGACCCCCGCGGCGGGAACCTGCTGAACTTCAACGTTGGCGATGCCTACTTCGCGATGATGCCGCGCACTTACTGGGTGGAGCTGCAGACCCGCTACGGCAACCAGTACTACGTGAAGGATCACGGCGAAGACGGAGCCGTGCTGGATGCCCTCAATGCGGTGGAAATCTGTCTGGACCGTGGTGGCTGTCAGGTGGTTCCTGGTCTTCCCCAGGAACAGTGGCTTTGGACGCTGACCACCTCAATCTTTGGCGGCTTGATTGCTGGCTTTGCGGCCTATCCCCGCAAGGAGGGCGAAACCATCGCCTGGGCCTGGTTGCTGCTGCTCTCACCGCTGTGGGTGATGCTTTTCGGCGTCTTCGGCGTTGCCCCTGTGATCACACGCACGTCTGAAGTGATGCCCCTGCTGCGCAATGGAGTCGGCTTCCTGGCGGGAGGCATCGCCGCCTATCTGATCGCCCAGGCCACGGTTGGTCGAAAGCTTCAGAACGACGCCGAAGGCTGA